The Urbifossiella limnaea genome has a window encoding:
- a CDS encoding phosphatidate cytidylyltransferase, with the protein MTDAARDRLINPLAALDHPATLVLLALAFAPLVIGPVFLKLARKRITTETRHDARRRARGWLWVVPAMAAPVLLGAAWVIVGVAALSALCFRDFTRVTGLFREKLICYAVLLGMAVIQFAALDNFPGLFAAAFPLTIACVAGFAAAQDRPKGYLQRVALGAVAFALFGSCLGHLSYLANDPNYRPKLALVLVAVGFWDVARYVVGKTVRGRQLAPNTTPDRTVAGSVAGAVVVLALVYGVGPLVFAGTPLENPLPLLALGALLAVAAQLGDLMLASIKRDTGVDTLDNVIPGHGGVLDRFDSMILVAPVAYHGISFFGGLNLEAGRVLTG; encoded by the coding sequence GTGACGGACGCCGCCCGCGACCGCCTCATCAACCCGCTCGCGGCGCTCGACCACCCGGCCACGCTCGTCCTCCTCGCCCTCGCCTTCGCGCCGCTCGTGATCGGCCCGGTCTTCCTGAAGTTGGCCCGCAAGCGGATCACGACCGAGACGCGGCACGACGCCCGCCGCCGCGCCCGCGGCTGGCTCTGGGTGGTACCGGCGATGGCCGCCCCCGTGCTCCTCGGCGCGGCGTGGGTCATCGTCGGCGTCGCGGCCCTCAGCGCGCTGTGCTTCCGCGACTTCACCCGCGTCACCGGCTTGTTCCGCGAGAAGCTCATCTGCTACGCCGTCCTCCTCGGCATGGCGGTGATCCAGTTCGCGGCGCTCGACAACTTCCCCGGCCTGTTCGCCGCCGCGTTCCCGCTCACGATCGCCTGCGTCGCCGGGTTCGCGGCCGCGCAGGACCGGCCGAAAGGCTACCTCCAGCGCGTCGCGCTGGGCGCGGTCGCGTTCGCGCTGTTCGGCAGCTGCCTCGGCCACCTCAGCTACCTGGCGAACGACCCCAACTACCGGCCGAAGCTGGCGCTGGTGCTGGTCGCGGTCGGGTTTTGGGACGTGGCCCGCTACGTCGTCGGCAAAACGGTCCGAGGGCGACAGCTCGCCCCGAACACGACGCCGGACCGCACCGTCGCCGGCTCGGTAGCGGGGGCGGTCGTGGTGCTGGCACTCGTGTACGGCGTCGGCCCGCTGGTGTTCGCCGGCACGCCGCTGGAGAACCCGCTGCCGCTGCTCGCCCTCGGCGCCCTCCTCGCCGTCGCGGCCCAGCTCGGCGACCTGATGCTCGCGTCGATCAAGCGCGACACCGGCGTCGACACGCTGGACAACGTTATCCCCGGCCACGGCGGGGTACTCGACCGCTTCGACAGCATGATCCTGGTGGCCCCGGTGGCGTACCACGGCATCAGCTTCTTCGGCGGCCTGAACCTGGAGGCGGGGCGGGTGTTGACCGGGTGA
- a CDS encoding lysophospholipid acyltransferase family protein — protein sequence MTLVRYSAFRNPHSATPAMDDFKLRPAEDLGLKVWERLSSVRRESGPFLTAVHTGWALLARTYFSLWHRLRVVGKEHLPTQFPFVLCSNHSSHLDALALVAPLRMGLRAKTFALAAGDTFFESAWTTAFAAGFINALPIWRKKRTPQALKELREKLVNTPCGYVVFPEGGRTRDGNLTPFKGGVGMVVAGTSVPVVPCHISGTFDAMPAGVRFPRPRRITIRVGPAATFDDVKNDKHGWNRVMTVVEERVKALAADAAGR from the coding sequence ATGACCCTTGTCCGGTATTCCGCGTTCCGAAACCCGCACTCCGCAACCCCCGCGATGGACGACTTCAAACTCCGCCCCGCCGAAGACCTCGGCCTGAAGGTCTGGGAGCGGTTGTCGAGTGTGCGGCGAGAGAGCGGGCCGTTCCTCACCGCCGTCCACACTGGATGGGCACTTCTGGCGCGGACGTACTTCTCGCTGTGGCACCGCCTCCGCGTCGTCGGCAAGGAACACCTGCCGACGCAGTTCCCGTTCGTGCTGTGCTCGAATCACTCGAGCCACCTCGACGCGCTGGCCCTGGTCGCGCCCCTGCGGATGGGGCTGCGGGCGAAGACGTTCGCGCTGGCGGCCGGCGACACGTTCTTCGAGAGCGCGTGGACCACGGCGTTCGCGGCCGGGTTCATCAACGCCCTGCCGATCTGGCGGAAGAAGCGGACGCCGCAGGCGCTGAAGGAACTGCGGGAGAAGCTGGTGAACACGCCGTGCGGGTACGTCGTGTTCCCCGAGGGCGGCCGCACCCGCGACGGCAACCTCACGCCGTTCAAGGGCGGGGTCGGGATGGTGGTGGCCGGCACGTCGGTGCCGGTGGTGCCGTGCCACATCAGCGGCACCTTCGACGCCATGCCGGCCGGGGTACGGTTCCCGCGGCCGCGGCGCATCACCATCCGCGTCGGCCCGGCGGCGACGTTCGACGACGTGAAGAACGACAAGCACGGCTGGAACCGGGTGATGACGGTCGTGGAGGAGCGCGTGAAGGCGCTCGCGGCCGACGCCGCCGGCCGGTAG
- a CDS encoding tetratricopeptide repeat protein, protein MPTPLSVRAAALGLAAAAAVAGTAPARYMRVETEKVPVERVVSNLEAHVKENPKDAKAVLNLARAHAMAYTTRAGALEVRKDGKNGGLWFGYEPPFVPFGKSGKGKDAGAEAAAKDHLLKSMALYEKAVKLAPGDPAAVLGRAWVIDQSGDKAKAVEAYRAVLRDGWAKDKDLTALGLGGHTVTAEAAGYLVPLLDATKDAAEIADLKTKTEKLKQLPRPITPIAVPLRDGLGAADLEDTRAAVRFDADGSGIKKRWTWITKDAAWLVYDPAGRGEVDSALQFFGSVTFWLFWEHGYAALSALDDDRDGRLTGVELRGLALWRDANGNGVADPGEVQSVTEAGIVAVSCRHERDESHPDRIAFSRAGVTLRDGRTRPTFDLVLKPR, encoded by the coding sequence ATGCCCACGCCTCTGTCTGTCCGCGCCGCGGCCCTCGGCCTGGCCGCGGCCGCCGCCGTCGCCGGCACCGCCCCGGCGCGGTACATGCGCGTCGAGACCGAAAAGGTGCCGGTCGAGCGCGTCGTGTCTAACCTCGAAGCCCACGTGAAGGAGAACCCGAAGGACGCGAAGGCCGTGCTGAACCTGGCCCGGGCGCACGCCATGGCGTACACGACGCGCGCCGGCGCGCTCGAGGTCCGCAAGGACGGCAAGAACGGCGGCCTGTGGTTCGGGTACGAGCCGCCGTTTGTGCCGTTCGGAAAGTCGGGCAAGGGTAAGGACGCCGGCGCGGAGGCCGCCGCGAAGGACCACCTCCTCAAGTCGATGGCCCTGTACGAGAAGGCGGTGAAGCTCGCCCCGGGCGACCCGGCCGCGGTGCTCGGGCGGGCGTGGGTCATCGACCAGTCGGGCGACAAGGCGAAGGCGGTCGAGGCGTACCGGGCCGTCCTGCGCGACGGCTGGGCGAAGGACAAGGACCTGACGGCACTCGGGCTCGGCGGCCACACCGTCACCGCGGAGGCCGCCGGCTACCTCGTGCCGCTGCTGGACGCCACGAAGGACGCCGCCGAGATCGCCGACCTGAAGACGAAGACGGAGAAGCTGAAGCAGTTGCCGCGGCCGATCACGCCGATCGCGGTGCCGCTCCGCGACGGGCTCGGCGCCGCCGACCTGGAAGACACGCGCGCCGCCGTCCGCTTCGACGCCGACGGCTCCGGCATCAAGAAGCGCTGGACGTGGATCACGAAGGACGCCGCGTGGCTGGTCTACGACCCGGCCGGCCGCGGCGAGGTAGACTCGGCGCTGCAGTTCTTCGGCAGCGTCACGTTTTGGCTGTTCTGGGAGCACGGCTACGCGGCACTGTCGGCCCTGGACGACGACCGCGACGGCCGCCTCACCGGGGTCGAACTGCGCGGGCTGGCCCTGTGGCGCGACGCGAACGGCAACGGCGTCGCCGACCCGGGCGAGGTGCAGTCGGTCACGGAAGCGGGGATCGTGGCTGTGTCGTGCCGGCACGAGCGCGACGAGTCGCACCCCGACCGGATCGCGTTCAGCCGGGCCGGGGTCACGCTCCGCGACGGCCGCACCCGGCCGACGTTCGACCTGGTCCTGAAGCCGCGGTAG